From Stigmatopora nigra isolate UIUO_SnigA chromosome 17, RoL_Snig_1.1, whole genome shotgun sequence, a single genomic window includes:
- the tjp2a gene encoding tight junction protein ZO-2a isoform X8, whose product MKTVLNLHRKWAHAVKTIRILQGLNPVMEETVWEQYTVTLQRDPKMGFGIAVSGGRDNPSEENGETSIIVSDVLQGGPADGLLFENDRVVQVNAIPMDGVIHSFAVQTLRKCGKVAKITVKRSRKVPVNPMNRPGSPDDRVFNNDYTDDYDQDRRSVYSGRQDHSLEREQGGYMDSGYQTRERDYDRNYDRRERGRSTERDLSPDHQYKRDGSRGRTLDRERSPDRHHKSDRMLNRDYSPDRRYRSERTLDRDPSPDRRYRSERALDRDYSPDRRYRSERTLDRDNSPEQRYRRDSRSPGRNRGRNHSFERGRERNPTDPRKYDEPLKRGGSRDRLERSPSPVAMPIPMPRPARELEPLEKPLNVLLLKNRPNEEYGLRLGSQLFIKEMTSTGLASRDGNLQEGDIILKINGTATENLSLSDAGKLIEKSRGKLQLVVQRDRQQVLIRVPPMVDSDSELDDISEIESYRSYSPQEERRGHHSDLSSHSSNERLREKPREDAPNRLAKMGATPTPFKGLERAVEDIQPLPAEREEPRSSTPPTITVGPKIQVPPKVPLKPSKEDQEVYGPNTLMVRFQKGESVGMRLAGGNDVGIFIAGVQEDSAAEVQGLRTGDQLVKVNNIDFRGMVREDAVLYLLEIPKGEDVTILAQSKPEVYKDILASGRGDSFFIRTHFEFEKEAPQSLPFSRGEIFKVTDTLYDGKLGNWLAVRTNKENQLLEKGIIPNKSRADQMANVQNAARAASGNDRGDFWRLRGQRAAKKKDLRKSREDLSAAPVATRFPAYERVVLREAGFKRPVVIFGPISDAVNEKLANDMPNEFIVAKTEPKDAGSEKSAGVVRLNTIRQIIEQEAHALLDVTPKAVDTLNYTQWYPIVIFLNPDSKQGVKTMRNRLLPASTRSARKLYEQCVKLRKTCSHLFTDSIDLNSANDAWYGSVKDSIREQQDRAVWVCEGKLDGSEADLDLHDDRMSYLSAMSADYLSMDSRLTSDYDDTADEGGAYTDNELDEPMDEKHHVSAISRSSEPVLPDDKPHPEPRTRLRRSGSREKLNREPSPPPAFVPEPPKVRAQTRTDSSRSYDSHSSSTISSDAMGGGKPLPPPLALKPTISRLNQMSDEQNSEKEEDPANKSFLGKIKAFEKMDHLARAQRLLELQEAENARLEIAQKHPDIYAIPVKAPKHNLNRPQPIGSSSNPEPQTPSRQHYSESRAHEDDEAEYRRQLADHNKRGYYNTQKYKDTEL is encoded by the exons ATGAAGACTGTTCTCAACCTGCACAGGAAATGGGCTCATGCGGTCAAAACCATACGTATTCTGCAGGGACTT AACCCCGTCATGGAGGAGACCGTCTGGGAACAGTATACGGTGACCCTGCAGAGG GATCCAAAGATGGGCTTTGGCATCGCAGTATCAGGAGGCCGAGATAACCCAAGTGAGGAGAATGGCGAGACATCCATTATCGTGTCTGATGTCCTGCAGGGAGGACCAGCTGATGGCTTGCTATT TGAGAATGACAGAGTGGTGCAGGTCAACGCCATTCCCATGGATGGAGTCATTCATTCCTTCGCTGTCCAAACCCTCAGAAAGTGTGGCAAAGTTGCAAAAATT ACTGTCAAAAGATCAAGAAAAGTCCCTGTAAACCCCATGAATCGTCCGGGATCACCTGACGATCGAGTTTTCAACAACGACTACACTGACGATTACGATCAGGATCGTCGCAGTGTATACAGCGGCAGGCAGGACCACAGTTTGGAGAGGGAACAAGGTGGATACATGGATTCCGGCTACCAAACCCGTGAGCGCGATTATGACCGCAACTATGACCGACGAGAACGGGGCAGGAGCACAGAGAGAGACCTGAGCCCCGACCATCAGTACAAGCGAGATGGTAGCAGAGGTCGCACCCTGGACAGAGAGCGTAGCCCCGATCGCCACCACAAAAGCGATCGCATGCTCAACCGTGACTACAGCCCAGATAGAAGATACCGCAGCGAGCGCACATTAGACCGAGATCCCAGTCCCGATCGCCGCTATCGCAGTGAGCGAGCCCTGGACCGTGACTACAGCCCGGACCGGCGCTATCGTAGTGAACGCACTCTCGACCGTGACAACAGTCCTGAGCAGCGTTACAGACGGGACAGTCGTAGCCCGGGTCGCAACCGTGGCCGTAACCACAGCTTTGAGAGAGGTCGAGAGCGAAATCCCACCGATCCGAGGAAATACGACGAGCCTCTTAAGAGAGGAGGTAGCAGGGACCGACTGGAGCGCTCACCGTCGCCTGTCGCCATGCCCATTCCGATGCCACGTCCGGCTCGAGAATTAGAGCCACTGGAGAAACCTTTGAATGTTCTTCTGCTCAAGAACCGGCCGAACGAAG AATATGGCCTTCGTTTAGGCAGTCAGCTGTTTATCAAAGAGATGACGAGTACTGGGCTTGCCAGCAGAGATGGAAACTTACAAGAAGGAGACATAATCCTTAAG ATCAATGGAACAGCGACTGAAAACCTGTCTCTCAGCGATGCTGGAAAACTGATCGAGAAGTCTCGTGGCAAGCTGCAGCTGGTGGTCCAGAGAGACAGGCAGCAAGTGCTGATCCGAGTCCCACCGATGGTCGACAGTGACTCAGAGCTTGATG ACATTTCCGAGATAGAATCATATCGCTCGTACTCGCCACAAGAAGAAAGACGAGGTCATCATTCAGACCTTTCTTCCCACTCGTCCAATGAGAGGCTCCGAGAGAAGCCGAG AGAGGATGCACCAAATAGGCTGGCTAAAATGGGTGCGACTCCAACACCATTTAAAGGTCTTGAACGAGCTGTGGAAGACATACAGCCATTGCCCGCCGAAAGGGAGGAGCCAAGGTCGTCAACACCACCAA CGATTACAGTTGGCCCAAAGATTCAGGTTCCACCAAAAGTGCCACTCAAGCCTAGTAAAGAGGACCAAGAAGTATATGG GCCAAACACATTGATGGTCCGTTTTCAGAAAGGCGAGAGTGTTGGTATGAGGCTTGCAGGTGGGAATGATGTTGGCATCTTTATTGCGGGCGTTCAGGAAGACAGTGCAGCGGAAGTGCAAGGTCTTCGCACCGGTGATCAGCTTGTAAAG GTGAACAATATAGATTTTAGAGGCATGGTCCGAGAAGATGCAGTACTTTATCTCCTCGAGATACCCAAAGGAGAAGATGTGACCATCCTTGCACAGAGCAAACCAGAAG TATACAAAGACATTTTGGCATCTGGCAGAGGTGATTCATTCTTCATCAGGACACACTTTGAGTTTGAAAAAGAGGCTCCTCAAAGCCTTCCTTTCTCCAGAGGAGAAATTTTTAAAGTTACCGACACACTGTATGATGGCAAGCTTGGCAACTGGTTGGCCGTCCGtacaaacaaagaaaaccaaTTGTTGGAGAAGGGCATCATTCCTAATAAAAGCAG GGCAGACCAAATGGCTAACGTCCAGAATGCTGCACGAGCTGCTTCAGGTAACGACCGAGGAGACTTTTGGAGACTCCGAGGACAAAGAGCAGCTAAGAAAAAAGATCTCCGCAAGAGTCGAGAAGATCTAAGTGCAGCACCGGTTGCTACACGATTCCCTGCCTATGAGAGAGTTGTCTTACGAGAAG CTGGCTTCAAGAGACCTGTGGTCATATTTGGACCCATTTCCGATGCTGTGAATGAAAAACTGGCCAATGACATGCCAAACGAGTTCATTGTTGCTA aaactgAGCCAAAGGATGCCGGAAGTGAGAAATCAGCCGGAGTCGTGAGACTCAACACAATTCGGCAAATTATTGAACAG GAAGCCCATGCACTGCTGGATGTGACCCCTAAAGCTGTTGACACCTTGAATTACACCCAGTGGTATCCCATTGTCATTTTCCTGAATCCAGACAGCAAGCAAGGAGTCAAAACCATGAGGAACCGCCTCCTGCCTGCATCCACCCGCAGTGCACGAAAACTCTATGAACAGTGTGTTAAATTGAGAAAGACCTGCTCACATCTTTTCACTG ACTCCATTGACCTCAACTCGGCCAATGATGCATGGTATGGCAGTGTAAAAGATTCAATTCGGGAGCAGCAAGACAGAGCTGTTTGGGTTTGTGAAGGCAAG TTAGACGGTTCAGAAGCCGATCTAGATCTCCACGACGACCGTATGTCCTACCTATCAGCAATGAGCGCAGACTACCTAAGCATGGACAGCCGTCTAACCAGCGACTACGACGATACCGCCGATGAGGGCGGTGCTTACACCGACAACGAGCTTGATGAGCCGATGGATGAGAAACACCACGTCTCAGCCATTAGTCGGTCATCGGAACCTGTGCTTCCCGACGAC aAGCCCCACCCTGAACCCCGGACACGTTTAAGAAGGTCAGGGAGCAGAGAGAAGCTAAATAGAGAGCCTAGTCCTCCCCCTGCTTTTGTCCCTGAACCCCCAAAG GTGCGTGCTCAGACTCGGACTGACTCATCACGCAGCTATGACTCGCACTCCAGCAGCACCATCAGCAGCGATGCAATGGGCGGGGGCAAGCCTCTGCCCCCTCCACTAGCCCTGAAGCCCACCATCTCCCGTCTCAACCAGATGTCAGATGAGCAAAACTCAGAGAAGGAGGAGGATCCTGCCAACAAATCCTTCTTGGGCAAG ATTAAGGCCTTTGAGAAGATGGACCACCTGGCTCGTGCTCAGAGGCTCCTTGAACTGCAGGAAGCAGAAAATGCTCGA TTGGAAATCGCCCAAAAGCATCCAGACATCTATGCCATCCCAGTCAAAGCGCCCAAACACAATCTTAACCGTCCTCAGCCAATCGG TTCCAGCTCCAATCCAGAGCCACAAACTCCATCCAGGCAGCATTACTCGGAGAGCAGAGCTCACGAAGACGACGAAGCCGAGTACCGCAGGCAATTGGCTGACCATAATAAGAGAGGTTACTACAACACTCAGAAATACAAGGACACagagttatag
- the tjp2a gene encoding tight junction protein ZO-2a isoform X3, with product MKFKKFITIMQAAMGIVPLNKRELLPPGRKLWRPPGDQPGSDQTTSALFKSSRKFCWSREAHYLYLRRLSSRSYSAIMMNPVMEETVWEQYTVTLQRDPKMGFGIAVSGGRDNPSEENGETSIIVSDVLQGGPADGLLFENDRVVQVNAIPMDGVIHSFAVQTLRKCGKVAKITVKRSRKVPVNPMNRPGSPDDRVFNNDYTDDYDQDRRSVYSGRQDHSLEREQGGYMDSGYQTRERDYDRNYDRRERGRSTERDLSPDHQYKRDGSRGRTLDRERSPDRHHKSDRMLNRDYSPDRRYRSERTLDRDPSPDRRYRSERALDRDYSPDRRYRSERTLDRDNSPEQRYRRDSRSPGRNRGRNHSFERGRERNPTDPRKYDEPLKRGGSRDRLERSPSPVAMPIPMPRPARELEPLEKPLNVLLLKNRPNEEYGLRLGSQLFIKEMTSTGLASRDGNLQEGDIILKINGTATENLSLSDAGKLIEKSRGKLQLVVQRDRQQVLIRVPPMVDSDSELDDISEIESYRSYSPQEERRGHHSDLSSHSSNERLREKPREDAPNRLAKMGATPTPFKGLERAVEDIQPLPAEREEPRSSTPPTITVGPKIQVPPKVPLKPSKEDQEVYGPNTLMVRFQKGESVGMRLAGGNDVGIFIAGVQEDSAAEVQGLRTGDQLVKVNNIDFRGMVREDAVLYLLEIPKGEDVTILAQSKPEVYKDILASGRGDSFFIRTHFEFEKEAPQSLPFSRGEIFKVTDTLYDGKLGNWLAVRTNKENQLLEKGIIPNKSRADQMANVQNAARAASGNDRGDFWRLRGQRAAKKKDLRKSREDLSAAPVATRFPAYERVVLREAGFKRPVVIFGPISDAVNEKLANDMPNEFIVAKTEPKDAGSEKSAGVVRLNTIRQIIEQEAHALLDVTPKAVDTLNYTQWYPIVIFLNPDSKQGVKTMRNRLLPASTRSARKLYEQCVKLRKTCSHLFTDSIDLNSANDAWYGSVKDSIREQQDRAVWVCEGKLDGSEADLDLHDDRMSYLSAMSADYLSMDSRLTSDYDDTADEGGAYTDNELDEPMDEKHHVSAISRSSEPVLPDDVRAQTRTDSSRSYDSHSSSTISSDAMGGGKPLPPPLALKPTISRLNQMSDEQNSEKEEDPANKSFLGKQKGDQIKAFEKMDHLARAQRLLELQEAENARLEIAQKHPDIYAIPVKAPKHNLNRPQPIGSSSNPEPQTPSRQHYSESRAHEDDEAEYRRQLADHNKRGYYNTQKYKDTEL from the exons atgaagtttaaGAAGTTCATTACGATCATGCAAGCAGCAATGGGGATCGTACCTCTGAACAAACGAGAGCTTCTACCACCAGGCAGGAAATTATGGAGACCCCCTGG GGACCAGCCTGGATCTGACCAGACCACCTCTGCTCTTTTTAAGTCCAGTCGCAAGTTCTGCTGGTCTCGAGAAGCCCATTACTTATATCTTCGTCGCCTCTCTTCGCGCAGTTATTCGGCTATTATGATG AACCCCGTCATGGAGGAGACCGTCTGGGAACAGTATACGGTGACCCTGCAGAGG GATCCAAAGATGGGCTTTGGCATCGCAGTATCAGGAGGCCGAGATAACCCAAGTGAGGAGAATGGCGAGACATCCATTATCGTGTCTGATGTCCTGCAGGGAGGACCAGCTGATGGCTTGCTATT TGAGAATGACAGAGTGGTGCAGGTCAACGCCATTCCCATGGATGGAGTCATTCATTCCTTCGCTGTCCAAACCCTCAGAAAGTGTGGCAAAGTTGCAAAAATT ACTGTCAAAAGATCAAGAAAAGTCCCTGTAAACCCCATGAATCGTCCGGGATCACCTGACGATCGAGTTTTCAACAACGACTACACTGACGATTACGATCAGGATCGTCGCAGTGTATACAGCGGCAGGCAGGACCACAGTTTGGAGAGGGAACAAGGTGGATACATGGATTCCGGCTACCAAACCCGTGAGCGCGATTATGACCGCAACTATGACCGACGAGAACGGGGCAGGAGCACAGAGAGAGACCTGAGCCCCGACCATCAGTACAAGCGAGATGGTAGCAGAGGTCGCACCCTGGACAGAGAGCGTAGCCCCGATCGCCACCACAAAAGCGATCGCATGCTCAACCGTGACTACAGCCCAGATAGAAGATACCGCAGCGAGCGCACATTAGACCGAGATCCCAGTCCCGATCGCCGCTATCGCAGTGAGCGAGCCCTGGACCGTGACTACAGCCCGGACCGGCGCTATCGTAGTGAACGCACTCTCGACCGTGACAACAGTCCTGAGCAGCGTTACAGACGGGACAGTCGTAGCCCGGGTCGCAACCGTGGCCGTAACCACAGCTTTGAGAGAGGTCGAGAGCGAAATCCCACCGATCCGAGGAAATACGACGAGCCTCTTAAGAGAGGAGGTAGCAGGGACCGACTGGAGCGCTCACCGTCGCCTGTCGCCATGCCCATTCCGATGCCACGTCCGGCTCGAGAATTAGAGCCACTGGAGAAACCTTTGAATGTTCTTCTGCTCAAGAACCGGCCGAACGAAG AATATGGCCTTCGTTTAGGCAGTCAGCTGTTTATCAAAGAGATGACGAGTACTGGGCTTGCCAGCAGAGATGGAAACTTACAAGAAGGAGACATAATCCTTAAG ATCAATGGAACAGCGACTGAAAACCTGTCTCTCAGCGATGCTGGAAAACTGATCGAGAAGTCTCGTGGCAAGCTGCAGCTGGTGGTCCAGAGAGACAGGCAGCAAGTGCTGATCCGAGTCCCACCGATGGTCGACAGTGACTCAGAGCTTGATG ACATTTCCGAGATAGAATCATATCGCTCGTACTCGCCACAAGAAGAAAGACGAGGTCATCATTCAGACCTTTCTTCCCACTCGTCCAATGAGAGGCTCCGAGAGAAGCCGAG AGAGGATGCACCAAATAGGCTGGCTAAAATGGGTGCGACTCCAACACCATTTAAAGGTCTTGAACGAGCTGTGGAAGACATACAGCCATTGCCCGCCGAAAGGGAGGAGCCAAGGTCGTCAACACCACCAA CGATTACAGTTGGCCCAAAGATTCAGGTTCCACCAAAAGTGCCACTCAAGCCTAGTAAAGAGGACCAAGAAGTATATGG GCCAAACACATTGATGGTCCGTTTTCAGAAAGGCGAGAGTGTTGGTATGAGGCTTGCAGGTGGGAATGATGTTGGCATCTTTATTGCGGGCGTTCAGGAAGACAGTGCAGCGGAAGTGCAAGGTCTTCGCACCGGTGATCAGCTTGTAAAG GTGAACAATATAGATTTTAGAGGCATGGTCCGAGAAGATGCAGTACTTTATCTCCTCGAGATACCCAAAGGAGAAGATGTGACCATCCTTGCACAGAGCAAACCAGAAG TATACAAAGACATTTTGGCATCTGGCAGAGGTGATTCATTCTTCATCAGGACACACTTTGAGTTTGAAAAAGAGGCTCCTCAAAGCCTTCCTTTCTCCAGAGGAGAAATTTTTAAAGTTACCGACACACTGTATGATGGCAAGCTTGGCAACTGGTTGGCCGTCCGtacaaacaaagaaaaccaaTTGTTGGAGAAGGGCATCATTCCTAATAAAAGCAG GGCAGACCAAATGGCTAACGTCCAGAATGCTGCACGAGCTGCTTCAGGTAACGACCGAGGAGACTTTTGGAGACTCCGAGGACAAAGAGCAGCTAAGAAAAAAGATCTCCGCAAGAGTCGAGAAGATCTAAGTGCAGCACCGGTTGCTACACGATTCCCTGCCTATGAGAGAGTTGTCTTACGAGAAG CTGGCTTCAAGAGACCTGTGGTCATATTTGGACCCATTTCCGATGCTGTGAATGAAAAACTGGCCAATGACATGCCAAACGAGTTCATTGTTGCTA aaactgAGCCAAAGGATGCCGGAAGTGAGAAATCAGCCGGAGTCGTGAGACTCAACACAATTCGGCAAATTATTGAACAG GAAGCCCATGCACTGCTGGATGTGACCCCTAAAGCTGTTGACACCTTGAATTACACCCAGTGGTATCCCATTGTCATTTTCCTGAATCCAGACAGCAAGCAAGGAGTCAAAACCATGAGGAACCGCCTCCTGCCTGCATCCACCCGCAGTGCACGAAAACTCTATGAACAGTGTGTTAAATTGAGAAAGACCTGCTCACATCTTTTCACTG ACTCCATTGACCTCAACTCGGCCAATGATGCATGGTATGGCAGTGTAAAAGATTCAATTCGGGAGCAGCAAGACAGAGCTGTTTGGGTTTGTGAAGGCAAG TTAGACGGTTCAGAAGCCGATCTAGATCTCCACGACGACCGTATGTCCTACCTATCAGCAATGAGCGCAGACTACCTAAGCATGGACAGCCGTCTAACCAGCGACTACGACGATACCGCCGATGAGGGCGGTGCTTACACCGACAACGAGCTTGATGAGCCGATGGATGAGAAACACCACGTCTCAGCCATTAGTCGGTCATCGGAACCTGTGCTTCCCGACGAC GTGCGTGCTCAGACTCGGACTGACTCATCACGCAGCTATGACTCGCACTCCAGCAGCACCATCAGCAGCGATGCAATGGGCGGGGGCAAGCCTCTGCCCCCTCCACTAGCCCTGAAGCCCACCATCTCCCGTCTCAACCAGATGTCAGATGAGCAAAACTCAGAGAAGGAGGAGGATCCTGCCAACAAATCCTTCTTGGGCAAG CAAAAGGGGGATCAG ATTAAGGCCTTTGAGAAGATGGACCACCTGGCTCGTGCTCAGAGGCTCCTTGAACTGCAGGAAGCAGAAAATGCTCGA TTGGAAATCGCCCAAAAGCATCCAGACATCTATGCCATCCCAGTCAAAGCGCCCAAACACAATCTTAACCGTCCTCAGCCAATCGG TTCCAGCTCCAATCCAGAGCCACAAACTCCATCCAGGCAGCATTACTCGGAGAGCAGAGCTCACGAAGACGACGAAGCCGAGTACCGCAGGCAATTGGCTGACCATAATAAGAGAGGTTACTACAACACTCAGAAATACAAGGACACagagttatag